One window from the genome of Sardina pilchardus chromosome 12, fSarPil1.1, whole genome shotgun sequence encodes:
- the LOC134097755 gene encoding uncharacterized protein LOC134097755 isoform X1, producing MTAVRLALVLLLCLTHSQPGKCGVKHVVYSKERDDVKIPCNNVAVDDCSSTTWVSMIAGSKNTAEEVSRGKINFKVTNRTDRLKLEPDCSLKIINVTSQDAGEYLCRQYLTDDGDQNGVDDLVYLSVLSVSSSIPASQMKADTNVTFYCKLAAHKESQDEHGGPKLVWIGFDQQQVKKANPYEISPTRTLTKEDNNRKLQCKVTWKGELKATVDYTINLGQDGSHPVGLIGAVIGTVAVALCAFLLFLWRRKAKQRANMRFENVSANVPKEKTEDKRKTSGQSKQAPGDQGITYAEITIKADTRKSSDKPTFQHETEYSTIKTI from the exons ATGACAGCAGTCCGACTTGCTTTAGTGCTGCTTCTCTgcctcactcattcacaaccag GTAAATGTGGAGTCAAACATGTTGTGTATTCAAAGGAAAGAGATGATGTGAAAATACCATGTAACAATGTAGCTGTTGACGACTGCTCTTCAACTACATGGGTCTCTATGATCGCTGGATCCAAAAACACTGCTGAAGAGGTCAGCCGTGGGAAGATCAACTTTAAGGTCACAAacagaacagacagactgaaGCTAGAGCCTGACTGTTCTCTGAAAATTATTAACGTCACCTCTCAGGATGCGGGAGAGTACCTCTGCCGACAGTACCTGACAGATGATGGAGATCAAAATGGAGTAGATGATCTTGTTTATCTCTCTGTACTGTCAG TTTCCTCCTCAATTCCAGCATCACAGATGAAGGCTGACACCAATGTGACTTTCTACTGCAAGCTGGCCGCCCATAAGGAAAGCCAGGATGAACATGGTGGCCCAAAGCTAGTGTGGATTGGCTTTGACCAACAACAGGTCAAGAAAGCGAATCCATATGAAATCTCACCGACACGAACACTGACAAAAGAGGACAACAATAGGAAGCTGCAGTGTAAAGTGACATGGAAGGGAGAACTCAAAGCCACTGTGGACTACACCATCAATCTTG GTCAAGATGGCTCTCACCCTGTGGGCTTGATAGGTGCTGTGATTGGGACTGTAGCTGTGGCTCTGTGTGCATTTCTACTATTTCTCTGGAGAAGAAAAGCAA AGCAAAGGGCAAATATGAGGTTTGAGAATGTGAGCGCAAATGTACCAAAGGAAAAAACTGAAGACAAGAGGAAAACATCAGGACAATCAAAACAGGCTCCG GGAGACCAGGGCATCACCTATGCGGAAATTACCATCAAAGCAGACACCAGGAAAAGCTCTGATAAACCCACATTCCAACATGAGACAGAGTATTCCACCATCAAGACTATCTGA
- the LOC134097755 gene encoding uncharacterized protein LOC134097755 isoform X2 — translation MTAVRLALVLLLCLTHSQPGKCGVKHVVYSKERDDVKIPCNNVAVDDCSSTTWVSMIAGSKNTAEEDAGEYLCRQYLTDDGDQNGVDDLVYLSVLSVSSSIPASQMKADTNVTFYCKLAAHKESQDEHGGPKLVWIGFDQQQVKKANPYEISPTRTLTKEDNNRKLQCKVTWKGELKATVDYTINLGQDGSHPVGLIGAVIGTVAVALCAFLLFLWRRKAKQRANMRFENVSANVPKEKTEDKRKTSGQSKQAPGDQGITYAEITIKADTRKSSDKPTFQHETEYSTIKTI, via the exons ATGACAGCAGTCCGACTTGCTTTAGTGCTGCTTCTCTgcctcactcattcacaaccag GTAAATGTGGAGTCAAACATGTTGTGTATTCAAAGGAAAGAGATGATGTGAAAATACCATGTAACAATGTAGCTGTTGACGACTGCTCTTCAACTACATGGGTCTCTATGATCGCTGGATCCAAAAACACTGCTGAAGAG GATGCGGGAGAGTACCTCTGCCGACAGTACCTGACAGATGATGGAGATCAAAATGGAGTAGATGATCTTGTTTATCTCTCTGTACTGTCAG TTTCCTCCTCAATTCCAGCATCACAGATGAAGGCTGACACCAATGTGACTTTCTACTGCAAGCTGGCCGCCCATAAGGAAAGCCAGGATGAACATGGTGGCCCAAAGCTAGTGTGGATTGGCTTTGACCAACAACAGGTCAAGAAAGCGAATCCATATGAAATCTCACCGACACGAACACTGACAAAAGAGGACAACAATAGGAAGCTGCAGTGTAAAGTGACATGGAAGGGAGAACTCAAAGCCACTGTGGACTACACCATCAATCTTG GTCAAGATGGCTCTCACCCTGTGGGCTTGATAGGTGCTGTGATTGGGACTGTAGCTGTGGCTCTGTGTGCATTTCTACTATTTCTCTGGAGAAGAAAAGCAA AGCAAAGGGCAAATATGAGGTTTGAGAATGTGAGCGCAAATGTACCAAAGGAAAAAACTGAAGACAAGAGGAAAACATCAGGACAATCAAAACAGGCTCCG GGAGACCAGGGCATCACCTATGCGGAAATTACCATCAAAGCAGACACCAGGAAAAGCTCTGATAAACCCACATTCCAACATGAGACAGAGTATTCCACCATCAAGACTATCTGA